A single window of Aspergillus flavus chromosome 4, complete sequence DNA harbors:
- a CDS encoding putative 1,3-beta-glucanosyltransferase, giving the protein MRPLSTVSALAWLGGFQALPINAIQTISAVGSKFFHEDGTQYFLKGIAYQLIPDDPLVDTAQCKRDFALMAELGTNAIRVYHVDPKANHDGCMEALAAAGIYLFVDLDTFDTSINQDKPQWTHSQFERYKAVLDEFQKYNNTAGVFVGNEVINTKEGSAAAPYVLAAAHDIKSYRNEKGYRNIPVGYSAADIAELRPMLQNYLACRPDSADRLDFFSLNAYEWCGPSSYETSGYKRLQSQASDYPIPIFFSETGCNAARPRTFEDQAAIFGHEMANTWSGSMIYEWIQEANDYGLIKYGPPSGASPDKMLVQDGFPRQGEPIPVDPDFHNLKAQWARLRPTGVALSDYIKSTSSIKPASCPTSTPGGWAVDSHQPLPTLQRATSDVAAAGPNPGSGSGPDSGSRPEQLSARVTSVAPSDYHSSRAVNGASAGTRGFDRLAGGSLFLCMLIGALALWL; this is encoded by the exons ATGCGGCCGTTATCCACTGTGTCCGCACTTGCTTGGCTGGGAGGTTTTCAAGCCCTACCGATCAACGCGATACAAACCATCTCCGCCGTTGGCTCCAAGTTCTTCCACGAAGATGGTACTCAGTACTTTTTGAAGG GCATCGCTTATCAACTCATTCCCGATGACCCCTTGGTTGACACCGCACAGTGCAAGCGCGATTTTGCTCTCATGGCCGAGCTGGGCACTAATGCAATTCGCGTTTACCACGTCGATCCCAAGGCTAATCATGATGGTTGCATGGAGGCACTTGCGGCTGCAGGAATCTACCTCTTCGTGGATCTAGACACATTCGATACGTCGATCAACCAG GACAAACCACAGTGGACACATTCCCAGTTCGAACGATATAAGGCGGTGTTGGACGAGTTCCAAAAATATAACAACACCGCCGGTGTATTTGTTGGCAACGAGGTAATCAACACTAAGGAAGGCTCGGCCGCCGCCCCGTATGTCCTAGCCGCAGCGCATGATATCAAATCGTACCGCAACGAAAAAGGCTATCGGAACATCCCGGTGGGTTATTCGGCAGCTGATATTGCAGAGCTGCGTCCCATGCTGCAAAACTATCTAGCTTGTCGTCCCGACTCCGCTGACCGACTGGATTTCTTCTCGCTTAATGCCTATGAGTGGTGTGGTCCCTCTTCGTACGAGACATCCGGCTACAAGAGACTTCAAAGCCAAGCAAGCGACTACCCTATCCCGATCTTCTTTTCAGAAACAGGCTGCAATGCGGCACGGCCACGGACCTTTGAAGACCAAGCTGCCATTTTCGGCCATGAGATGGCAAACACTTGGTCCGGCTCCATGATCTATGAATGGATTCAGGAGGCCAACGACTACGGTCTGATCAAATATGGTCCCCCCTCAGGCGCCTCACCCGACAAAATGCTCGTACAGGATGGCTTTCCTCGCCAGGGGGAACCTATTCCGGTGGATCCCGACTTCCACAACCTGAAAGCGCAATGGGCCAGGTTAAGGCCTACCGGAGTAGCCTTGTCGGACTACATAAAGTCTACTTCCAGTATCAAGCCTGCATCTTGCCCCACTTCGACACCGGGTGGATGGGCCGTGGATTCTCACCAGCCCCTTCCCACTCTTCAACGAGCTACCTCGGACGTGGCGGCTGCCGGTCCAAATCCTGGCTCCGGCTCTGGGCCTGATTCGGGATCACGGCCAGAGCAGCTTTCAGCACGTGTGACTTCGGTTGCACCCTCAGATTATCACTCCTCTCGTGCCGTCAATGGCGCCTCCGCGGGAACGAGGGGCTTTGATCGCCTTGCAGGTGgatccctcttcctctgcaTGTTGATCGGTGCCTTGGCTCTGTGGCTCTAA
- a CDS encoding kinase domain-containing protein encodes MSVTTSLWWPEDRIKATLSSEYVFGQLPSDILHRLVEPLPWGEGLTSETYLDWILSKAGRLFLILVDIGIPDRIFALVDESFDDSDLPIAAHSVNRLHLSPEIEDTSLESKFFLAQWRFIVRGIGEGEHVKYTENEGVPVELLRTGTALVREGVEKVVLAGAVCRVYLRTQVTVGGAPHFFDEDEVLEEIKSMRRLAHDHVYSIYGSYFVDKTVCILFTGVYERTLMSFLTDIPQHFKRLPKAQRREILLNWPHCLANGLSWLHAHGQVHGAIRPSNILVDADYRIFLGQFEALDTLLPPVKVDDVESYQYGAPERWVRSASVQQAGPQKIDLPSGGRTARKQSAHSMKLNLSILKGSHRTEHESLSPRSESMVSQSTAIRVGFPGSRFSFAASSSSSGSSIGSARKRVISSVKRPILYTPSITSSNSSGSSSNRASIMTNPVGLPGTNSSAAVVHTWESHQTDPEASDIFSLGAVTLNIFTHLCKRKISAFAHHRGAKNRTAGRGGGVADCSFHLDRNLTQVTSWITLLDHDSKKQKDPVFQAVRPMLAVVRDMLNKEPADRPSAYQVEHHFSEAIHQVSGVANMHCSSHLQHHTRRSKNRLHEAPHATTPRLTLPSISRSASPHSPLTVATNSPIYEEGSIGFTPSSSPSVAGFNLSSSIATYVEDSDTDQDSSGYAGSDTAPWYDPSWSYRMAV; translated from the coding sequence ATGTCGGTCACAACGTCTCTTTGGTGGCCCGAGGATAGAATCAAAGCTACACTATCCTCAGAATATGTCTTTGGTCAACTGCCGTCCGACATACTGCACCGCCTCGTGGAGCCTTTGCCCTGGGGAGAGGGTCTGACGAGCGAGACGTATCTCGACTGGATTCTCTCCAAGGCCGGGAGACTTTTTCTCATTTTAGTGGACATCGGAATTCCAGATCGCATTTTTGCTTTGGTAGATGAGTCATTTGATGACTCGGATCTGCCTATCGCGGCTCATAGCGTCAATCGCCTTCACCTTTCACCGGAAATCGAGGACACTTCCTTGGAATCAAAGTTCTTCCTTGCCCAATGGCGGTTTATTGTTCGCGGAATCGGCGAAGGCGAGCACGTAAAATACACAGAGAATGAAGGTGTCCCTGTGGAGCTTCTGCGAACTGGAACAGCCCTTGTGAGAGAGGGTGTCGAAAAGGTCGTCTTAGCTGGTGCGGTCTGTCGAGTTTACTTGCGGACGCAGGTTACAGTTGGAGGGGCGCCGCATTTCTtcgacgaagatgaggtACTTGAAGAGATTAAATCGATGAGACGGCTGGCCCATGACCATGTATATTCAATATACGGGTCTTATTTTGTCGACAAAACCGTGTGTATCCTTTTCACAGGCGTATACGAACGCACTTTGATGTCTTTCCTCACCGATATCCCCCAACATTTCAAGCGTCTCCCCAAAGCCCAACGACGAGAAATCTTGCTTAACTGGCCACATTGTCTTGCCAATGGTCTTTCATGGCTCCATGCACATGGCCAGGTTCATGGCGCCATTCGCCCTTCAAACATACTCGTTGACGCAGATTATAGAATCTTTCTGGGCCAGTTCGAAGCTCTCGATACGCTGTTACCTCCAGTCAAggtggatgatgtggagtCATATCAATACGGTGCTCCAGAACGTTGGGTACGCTCGGCTAGCGTCCAGCAGGCTGGTCCACAAAAGATTGATCTTCCGTCGGGTGGGCGTACGGCTCGGAAGCAGTCAGCGCATTCAATGAAGCTAAACCTATCAATACTGAAGGGATCTCATCGGACGGAGCACGAGTCTCTTAGCCCAAGATCTGAATCCATGGTTTCTCAGAGCACTGCCATTCGTGTTGGTTTTCCTGGATCTCGATTTTCCTTTGCCGcgtcgtcgtcctcttcgGGATCTAGCATTGGGAGTGCTCGCAAGCGCGTCATATCCTCCGTAAAACGGCCTATATTATACACGCCCTCGATCACTTCTTCTAACTCATCAGGGTCTTCTTCAAACCGAGCCTCTATAATGACGAATCCGGTCGGTTTGCCAGGTACAAATTCCAGTGCGGCTGTAGTCCACACATGGGAATCTCATCAAACCGATCCGGAAGCTTCAGATATTTTCTCTCTCGGGGCAGTGACCCTGAATATATTCACCCACCTCTGTAAGCGCAAGATCTCTGCGTTTGCCCATCACCGCGGGGCGAAGAATCGAACCGCCGGCCGTGGAGGAGGCGTTGCTGATTGCTCCTTCCATCTGGATCGGAACCTTACCCAAGTCACCTCTTGGATTACTCTTTTGGATCACGActcgaaaaagcaaaaagacCCTGTGTTCCAGGCTGTTCGACCAATGCTAGCCGTCGTACGGGATATGTTGAATAAAGAGCCCGCCGATCGGCCCTCCGCATATCAAGTTGAACATCACTTTTCTGAGGCAATACACCAAGTGAGCGGGGTAGCTAATATGCACTGCTCCTCACACCTGCAGCATCATACCAGAAGGTCGAAGAATCGGCTGCATGAGGCGCCACATGCAACAACACCAAGACTTACTCTTCCTTCGATTTCCAGATCAGCATCACCACACTCACCTTTAACAGTGGCGACGAACTCTCCTATCTATGAAGAGGGGTCTATAGGGTTTActccctcctcatcaccatccGTGGCCGGCTTCAACCTCTCTAGCTCTATAGCAACCTATGTTGAGGATAGTGATACAGACCAGGACAGTAGCGGGTACGCTGGTTCGGATACTGCCCCCTGGTACGACCCATCTTGGAGTTACCGAATGGCAGTTTGA